CCCAGGACACATATATAAGGGGTTCCTTTTCTTGTTGGTTCTCCTACTCCATTAGTACCCTTGCCGTCTTTCGCACTCGCTTGTAGAGATGAGCATCTCGGTGAATGGTCAGTCCTGCGTGCCTCCAGGCTTCCGCTTCCATCCCACCGAGGAGGAACTTTTGAATTACTACTTGAGGAAGAAGGTTGCTTCCGAGAAGATCGACTTGGACGTCATCCGTGACGTCGATCTGAACAAGCTTGAGCCGTGGGATATTCAAGGTGCCGCTACCACCAACCTTCACAGTAATGTTTCTATACAATAATTCATTTCCTTCCAGGCATATTGACTCCCGTAGACTTGTCTTCAGAGAAGTGCAGAATAGGTTCAACCCCGCAGAACGACTGGTATTTCTTTAGTCACAAGGATAAGAAGTATCCCACCGGCACCCGGACCAACCGCGCCACGGCCGCTGGTTTCTGGAAAGCAACTGGCCGTGATAAGGTTATCTACACTAGCTTCAAACGGATCGGCATGAGGAAGACCCTCGTTTTCTACAAAGGCCGCGCCCCCCATGGTCAGAAGTCGGATTGGATCATGCATGAGTACAGGCTTGACGATCACTCAGACTCCAGCTCCCAGTCCCACGTAGGTTGCCTTTCTTGTTACTTTTATGTTTCATTACGATTTTCTATGCACCAAccttttatttaataataacaaTAGATTCTAttctccattaaaaaaaaataacactaGTACCTGCAACTTGCGTTAAACAAATATCTAATCCGTTTTTTTGTTTTATGCGCCCATTCTCTTTGATCTAGGTCTCTGGCTCCATTGGAGAAGCAGCAAATCAAGAGGATGGGTGGGTGGTCTGCCGGGTGTTCAAGAAGAAGAACCACCACAAGGCCATGGACAGTCCTCACAACTGTTCTTCCATCACCAGCGATGCCAAGACCCAGATGATCCATTCGGGGAGCGATGATGCACTAGACCAGATCCTCCAATACATGGGTAGATCTTGCAAGCAAGAAAGCGAGGCCATCAGCAACCACAACATCTCAAGCAACCCCAACAACCTCGGCATAAGATATCTTAGGCCGATCGAGACCACCTTAGGCACCAGCCTCCATGAAAGGTTCATGAAGCTTCCAGCCCTTGAAAGCCCAACCATTCCATCGCTCCCCAACGACTACCACCCGCCACCTTCCGACCACCCCTGCGGCAACCAGATGGGCTACACGCTGGAGACCATCCATGCGGTGGTAAACATGGATTCGGCCTATCACGCCGAGACGGGCATCAACGATTGGGCTGCTCTGGATCGGCTTGTCGCATCACACCTGAACGGCCAATCGGAGGCATCCAAGCAGCTCGCGTGCTTCGACGATCCCGGCTTCAA
This sequence is a window from Phoenix dactylifera cultivar Barhee BC4 unplaced genomic scaffold, palm_55x_up_171113_PBpolish2nd_filt_p 000624F, whole genome shotgun sequence. Protein-coding genes within it:
- the LOC103697715 gene encoding NAC domain-containing protein 43 is translated as MSISVNGQSCVPPGFRFHPTEEELLNYYLRKKVASEKIDLDVIRDVDLNKLEPWDIQEKCRIGSTPQNDWYFFSHKDKKYPTGTRTNRATAAGFWKATGRDKVIYTSFKRIGMRKTLVFYKGRAPHGQKSDWIMHEYRLDDHSDSSSQSHVSGSIGEAANQEDGWVVCRVFKKKNHHKAMDSPHNCSSITSDAKTQMIHSGSDDALDQILQYMGRSCKQESEAISNHNISSNPNNLGIRYLRPIETTLGTSLHERFMKLPALESPTIPSLPNDYHPPPSDHPCGNQMGYTLETIHAVVNMDSAYHAETGINDWAALDRLVASHLNGQSEASKQLACFDDPGFNYCSAAKLPNNSQDYHHGGGSGGGDEDLWSFTRSASSDHISHVSL